In the genome of Neoarius graeffei isolate fNeoGra1 chromosome 27, fNeoGra1.pri, whole genome shotgun sequence, one region contains:
- the chrm4a gene encoding muscarinic acetylcholine receptor M4 has protein sequence MTSQDAFSPAMHDQKEMGSLSNLSSYDNLSCDKTSSSGSCTAAEVTGNPYKTVEMVFIALVTGSISFVTVVGNILVMLSIKVNRHLQTVNNYFLFSLACADLIIGVFSMNLYTVYILKGYWPLGPVVCDLWLALDYVVSNASVMNLLIISFDRYFCVTKPLTYPTRRTTKMAGLMIASAWILSFILWAPAILFWQFIVGERTVEPEACYIQFLSNPVVTFGTAIAAFYLPVIIMTVLYIHISLASRSRVSKQKPEAKKEKKGLRSAGLLKSHILRQNNNNQSPPKPSLDTCSTAETMKNGQLDESMVPNKADVNMQHEEKESSNDSSTASIAPKEPKERDNNENTSQKGLTSGPAPIPKLNPASKWSKIKIVTKQTGDECITAIEIIPPESGTAGRSIPINRPRTVVRKFASIARSQVKRKRQMAAREKKVTKTIFAILLAFIITWTPYNVMVLISTFCQSCVPDTVWAIGYWLCYVNSTINPACYALCNATFKKTFKNLLMCQYKNIGTR, from the exons ATGACCAGTCAAGATGCATTTTCTCCAGCCATGCATGACCAAAAAGAGATGG gttCACTTAGTAATTTGTCAAGTTATGATAATCTCAGCTGTGACAAAACCAGCAGCAGCGGATCGTGTACAGCTGCTGAGGTTACTGGGAACCCATACAAGACAGTGGAGATGGTCTTCATTGCCTTGGTTACTGGATCAATCAGCTTTGTCACTGTGGTGGGTAACATCCTGGTAATGCTGTCAATCAAAGTCAACCGGCACCTCCAGACTGTCAACAATTACTTCTTGTTCAGCTTGGCATGTGCAGACCTCATAATTGGTGTGTTCTCAATGAATCTCTACACGGTATATATCCTGAAGGGCTACTGGCCACTTGGTCCTGTGGTGTGTGACCTTTGGTTGGCTCTGGACTATGTTGTCAGCAATGCCTCTGTCATGAATTTACTAATCATCAGCTTTGATCGTTATTTTTGTGTAACCAAACCGCTAACTTACCCAACACGTCGCACAACCAAGATGGCTGGTCTGATGATTGCCTCTGCCTGGATCCTCTCTTTCATTCTGTGGGCTCCTGCTATTCTCTTCTGGCAGTTTATTGTAGGGGAACGCACTGTGGAACCAGAAGCATGCTATATCCAGTTTCTCTCTAACCCTGTTGTCACATTTGGCACAGCGATTGCTGCATTCTATCTTCCGGTGATCATAATGACAGTGCTGTACATTCACATCTCCTTAGCTAGCCGCAGCCGTGTGTCAAAGCAAAAGCCAGAAGCTAAGAAGGAGAAGAAAGGCTTGAGGTCTGCTGGACTGCTAAAGAGCCACATTCTAAGGCAGAACAACAATAATCAGTCTCCTCCCAAGCCCAGCCTAGATACATGCAGCACAGCTGAAACCATGAAAAATGGACAGCTAGATGAGTCCATGGTCCCCAATAAAGCTGATGTCAACATGCAGCATGAGGAGAAGGAGAGCTCAAATGATTCCAGCACGGCTAGCATTGCACCCAAAGAGCCCAAGGAAAGAGACAACAATGAAAATACCTCACAAAAAGGCCTGACATCTGGTCCTGCCCCTATTCCCAAACTCAACCCAGCCTCTAAATGGTCCAAGATCAAGATTGTCACCAAGCAGACAGGAGATGAGTGCATTACTGCTATCGAGATAATTCCCCCAGAAAGTGGCACAGCGGGCCGCTCTATCCCAATCAACCGGCCACGCACTGTGGTACGCAAGTTTGCCAGCATTGCCCGCAGCCAAGTGAAACGGAAAAGGCAGATGGCAGCACGTGAGAAGAAAGTGACAAAGACAATCTTTGCCATCCTCCTGGCCTTCATCATTACGTGGACGCCATATAATGTGATGGTTCTTATCAGCACGTTTTGTCAGTCCTGTGTGCCAGACACAGTCTGGGCCATTGGCTACTGGCTTTGCTATGTCAACAGCACCATAAACCCAGCCTGCTATGCTCTGTGCAATGCTACGTTTAAAAAGACTTTCAAGAATCTTCTCATGTGCCAATATAAAAACATTGGAACCAGGTGA